GCTGTCGCCGCTTCGGCCTCAGCGAGACGATTCTGGGCGCGCCCAGCGAAGGCATCGACCGGCTCGCCCTGAAAACCGAGCAGGAGCGCCACCGGGCGCTGCTGACCCTGGGCCGGCCGATCATGGAGCACGTCTACGAGCAGATCCGCGAATCGGGCAGCATGGTGATCCTCGCCGACGCCAGCGGCCTGCTGCTCGAAACCGTCGGCGACCCCGACTTCGTCAGTCGGGCCGACCGGGTGATGCTCGCCGCCGGTGCCTCGTGGGACGAAAACCTGCGCGGAACCAACGCGATCGGCACGGCACTGGCCGAGGAACAGCCGGTGGCGGTGCTCGGCGCCGAGCATTTCATGGAGAACAATGCCTTCCTGACCTGCTGCGCCAGTCCGATCTTCGGTCCCGACGGCCGCCTGCTCGGCGTACTCGACATTTCCGGCGACTACCGCACCCAGCAGCGGCACACCCTGGGCCTCGCCCGCTTGTCGTCGGCGATGATCGAAAAGCGCCTGTTCGAGGCGGCCCACGCGCAGCACATCCTGGTCTGCTTCCACGAACAGCCGGAATATCTCGGCAGCCTGCAGGAGGGCATGGCGGCAGTGACCCCCGACGGCCAGATCCAGGCGATCAACGCTCAGGGCTGCCGGATTCTCGGCATCCGCCCGGTCGATGCGCTGCGCCGCGATTTTTCGCTGGTCTTCGAGAACCAGCTGGGCCCGCTGATCGACCGCCTGCGCCTGTACCCGCAAGGACATCAGGTGCTGCGCGTCGGGCCGCAACTGCTCTGCCTGCAATTGCGCGGCCAGTTGCCGGGGCTCAGCGTCAGCGGCCGGGTAATCGACACTACGGCCGCCGCGCCCGGCCGGCGCAGCGAAAGCCCCCGCGAAACTGCGAGCAGCTCCCCACCGCTCACCCTCGACACCTTGAGCACCGGCGACCCACGCCTGCAACTCGCCATTGACCGGGCGCGCAAGATGCTCGGCCGCGACATTCCGATCCTGATCCAGGGCGAGTCCGGCGCCGGCAAGGAGATGTTTGCCAAGGCCTTCCATAACAGCGGCCCGCGTGGCGAGCAGCCCTTTGTTGCCCTCAATTGCGCATCGATTCCCGAGACGCTGATCGAATCCGAGCTCTTCGGCTACCAGGGCGGCGCCTTTACCGGCGCGCGCAAGGAAGGGGCGCCGGGCAAGATCCAGCAGGCGCACGGCGGTACCCTGTTCCTCGACGAGATCGGCGACATGCCGCTCAACCTGCAGGCCCGCCTGCTGCGCGTGTTGCAGGAGCGCTGCGTGACGCCGCTGGGCAGCACGCGGGCAATACAGGTCGATATTTCCCTGGTCTGCGCCACTCACCGCAAATTGCGCGAGGAGGTGGCGCGCGGCAGCTTCCGCGAAGACCTCTATTACCGTCTGGCCGGCATGAGCGTGACTTTGCCAGCCTTGCGCGAACGCAGCGACATCGACGTCCTGGTAGACAAGATCACCGCCCGCGAAACCGCCCGGCGCAGCCGTCCGGCGCGTTTCTCGCCAAGCGCCCTGGCGCTGCTGCGGAATTACCCGTGGCCAGGCAACATCCGCCAGTTGTTCAACGTGATCCGCGTTGCCGTCGCGCTGCTCGACGACGACGACAGCCTGATTACCGAAGCGCATCTGCCGGAGGAGTTTTTCGAAACCCCGCCGCACTACCCCACGCCGGCTGCAATGCCTTCGGGCGCGCTCCCTCCAGGCCCGGTGGCCACCGCAACTGCCCCCGCCAGCCTCGACGAAATCGGCCGCCTGGCCGCCCAGCAAGCGCTTGCCGCCGCCGGCGGCAACGTCTCGCTCGCCGCCCGCCAGCTCGGCATCAGCCGCAACACGCTGTACCGCAAACTGGGACGGATGTAGCCCCCCCGCCGGAAACAACCGCCGGCGGGGCGTTGTGCCTCCGTTCCGGCCAGCGGGGCGAGCTCCGGCGCAAGGCCGGCCATCGGTTTTCCGATGCCCGGCCGCGCCAAAAATCCGGTTTTCCGACCACCAGTTCGGCGGCCGCCAGAAAATTCACCGATAAATCATCGATTTATCCAGTCAAAACTACAGGCACGCGGCTTGCAATAAGAAAAGACCTCCTCCGGCAACAAGGAGGCCTGCCCCTGTCGCTGTCACTGCCGGCGGCGACGGGGGCTCCCGCTTTTTCCGTATTTGTCGCACCTCCCCCTCTCCTGACAGAAAGGACATTCCATGTTCTCCCACGCTCTCGCCCTGCGGACGAATTCCCTGCGCCGCAGCCTGTTGCGCGGCACCGCGCTGACCGCGCTGGCGCTATGCAGCGCCGCCGCCCTCGCCGCCGACCTGCCCAAGGTGGTGATCCTCGCCACCGGCGGTACCATCGCCGGCGCCGGCGCCGAAGCCACCAACAGCGCCACCTACCAGGCCGCCAAGGTACCGGTGGACAAGCTGATCGCCGGCATTCCGCAGCTTGGCAAAGTGGCCGAGGTGCGTGGTGAACAGGTCTTCCAGGTCGCCTCCGAAAGCCTGCGCAACGAAAACCTGGTCGCGCTGGCCAAGCGCGTTTCGGCACTGAGCAAGCAGAAGGATGTGGACGGGATCGTGATCACCCACGGCACCGATACTGCCGAAGAAACCGCCTACTTCCTGAATCTGGTGGTGGCGAGCGACAAGCCCATCGTCGTCGTTGCCTCGATGCGTCCGGGTACGGCAATGTCGGCCGACGGCCAGCTCAACCTGCTCAACGCCGTCGGCGTGGCCGGTAGCAGCGATGCACGCGGCAAGGGCGTGCTGGTAGTGATGAACGACGAGATCAACAGCGGCCGCGACGTGAGCAAGGCAGTCAACATCCGCGTCGATGCCTTCCGCAGCCCCTGGGGCGCGCTGGGCATGGTGGTCGAGGGCCGCAACTATTGGTTCCGCCGCCTCGACAAGCGCCACACCGTGAATTCCGAGTTCAATATCGACCAGATCGACAGCCTGCCGCTGGTCGAAATCGCCTACGCCGCCGGCAACGCCAACCCCACCGCCTACCGCGCACTGGCCCAGAGCGGTGCCAAGGCGCTGATCCACGCGGGTCCGGGCAACGGCTCGGTCGCTGCCGGCGTCGTCCCGACCCTGCGCGAACTGCGCGGCCAGGGTGTGCACATCATCCGCTCCTCGCACGTCAATGCCGGCGGTTTCGTGCTGCGCAACGCCGAGCAGCCGGACGACCAATACGACTGGGTGGTCGCCCACGACCTCAACCCGCAGAAGGCGCGCATCCTGGCCTCGGTGGCCCTGACCAAGACCCAGGACAGCAAGGAGTTGC
This genomic window from Dechloromonas sp. ZY10 contains:
- a CDS encoding sigma-54-dependent Fis family transcriptional regulator, whose amino-acid sequence is MRQAIQLAGGHDPLLHEARTLFFAQGSALPGGLIDPLIARSWERCRRFGLSETILGAPSEGIDRLALKTEQERHRALLTLGRPIMEHVYEQIRESGSMVILADASGLLLETVGDPDFVSRADRVMLAAGASWDENLRGTNAIGTALAEEQPVAVLGAEHFMENNAFLTCCASPIFGPDGRLLGVLDISGDYRTQQRHTLGLARLSSAMIEKRLFEAAHAQHILVCFHEQPEYLGSLQEGMAAVTPDGQIQAINAQGCRILGIRPVDALRRDFSLVFENQLGPLIDRLRLYPQGHQVLRVGPQLLCLQLRGQLPGLSVSGRVIDTTAAAPGRRSESPRETASSSPPLTLDTLSTGDPRLQLAIDRARKMLGRDIPILIQGESGAGKEMFAKAFHNSGPRGEQPFVALNCASIPETLIESELFGYQGGAFTGARKEGAPGKIQQAHGGTLFLDEIGDMPLNLQARLLRVLQERCVTPLGSTRAIQVDISLVCATHRKLREEVARGSFREDLYYRLAGMSVTLPALRERSDIDVLVDKITARETARRSRPARFSPSALALLRNYPWPGNIRQLFNVIRVAVALLDDDDSLITEAHLPEEFFETPPHYPTPAAMPSGALPPGPVATATAPASLDEIGRLAAQQALAAAGGNVSLAARQLGISRNTLYRKLGRM
- a CDS encoding asparaginase, with amino-acid sequence MFSHALALRTNSLRRSLLRGTALTALALCSAAALAADLPKVVILATGGTIAGAGAEATNSATYQAAKVPVDKLIAGIPQLGKVAEVRGEQVFQVASESLRNENLVALAKRVSALSKQKDVDGIVITHGTDTAEETAYFLNLVVASDKPIVVVASMRPGTAMSADGQLNLLNAVGVAGSSDARGKGVLVVMNDEINSGRDVSKAVNIRVDAFRSPWGALGMVVEGRNYWFRRLDKRHTVNSEFNIDQIDSLPLVEIAYAAGNANPTAYRALAQSGAKALIHAGPGNGSVAAGVVPTLRELRGQGVHIIRSSHVNAGGFVLRNAEQPDDQYDWVVAHDLNPQKARILASVALTKTQDSKELQRIFMQY